Genomic segment of Salvia hispanica cultivar TCC Black 2014 chromosome 2, UniMelb_Shisp_WGS_1.0, whole genome shotgun sequence:
GTTTGATCGAAGGTATGATTGAGGGGAGTTGGTGAAATGAGCTTATAATATTGTTTACTTGTATAGACATTCTTCCTCTATGTTTGTTAGGTTGAGTTGCTTAAAATTACgaaattttcttttgaatttttttttcatgtagtGTGTCAATGATTGATTATGAGCTACATTTCATACTTAAAAAGTCACATTCTAGGAATAACATAAcagtaattaaatagaaaactatTCACCTATATTACtgaaactttaaaatataaaatacctATCTTTTGAGTAGAGTACTACTCCTTGCTAATAAACAAATAggagtaaattaaataactaatcAAAGGATCAAGTTAGTTAATATATCAACATTAATTAAAGCTCATGGTTTGGTGAAACTCAAGAATCTATAGTTGacaacttaattaaaattaaactaatgaTTACATTTTTGAGTGTGTATATAGAATGTTGCTTTAGGTAGGTGGGTCAAACAACACGATTAAAAAACGACACTTCAATTCtgataattattgttttactCCTTAGATGAAAATGATTTATAGCCTGAAGTGAACAAGCAAAACGAAAatcttgattatttttttttactttatttcggGATATTACAAAAAGTTATCGACAGATATACTGACGGATCACAACAAGATTTTAAGGACTTGTTTACATTAGGTGATAACTTAGATAGTtaagattaatatattatagatGCTAATCCATTTCATCCTacaattgattgattaatttgaACTCAATTCGATTATGCAATCCTTCAAAACTCAATCTTAGTATTCGTCAATCTAATCAACTAATTTCCATCTAATTATTAATGTCATAAATTTACCTTTTAAATCAAATCAGCCCATTTAATTGAGATAAACGCCATGTCAGCCCATTTAGTATTATCTAGCCAAACCCAATTAAACTAAAGGCCCAAAAATAATGAGTCCAACTCTCAATGTAATCTAGCCCAATTCAATTAAACTAGCTCAAGTTTACAAAAAATGGCCAATTCAATGTAAACCATATCCCTAAATTACATTGgcgattttagaaaatttaaatgcCTCATCGTTCAAATACTTAATCTTTCTGTACTTTATAAATACATACGATTACTCAAAATAAACTTCCTCTTTGAGTTTATTGCGACTTAATACCTTTTGAGTTTTGACTAAAGATGGCTTAAAGTCCAAATTTGCCTCAGTCATAGAATTGATCACCAAAATATACACGAATTCTTCAACAGATTGAAATCCTATACAACTGCGAATCCATAAACTAAACTTGCATAGGGTCAGACAGTGGATTAAGTCGTGGCCGTATCGGAAGGGTGAGGCGTGTGATTGTAGTTGAGAGTAAAGGACGAATAAAGAACAAAAGTGAACCTCAAACTCGAATGGTTAGGGCAGAGTTGCCGCACCATGGGATAAGCAGCAACAACAAATGACAAATACAATCAAGTTTTCCTATCTTCATGGGCTGACAGTGGGATCAGTCGACCCTCGACAATACCTGAATCCGTCactctatatatattcaatcTCTAGCTTAGAACAGGAAGAACAACAAAGACAAACAAACCAAacatgatcaaaataaaattaacactTTATTAAACCGATGATgatactaaaaatagtaagcTAAGTTACATTACATTACACCCAATAATCTCTCTCATTGACAACTTCTGAAACCGGACAATTTTGCCCCTTTGGCACCAAACAAGCATATAGCTCTTCCACATTCGGCCAGTTCGCCGAGTCATCGTTATGGCTcgagccgccgccgccgccatccTCGTCGCAGCAGCTGGAGACCGCCGACACCCGGCCGCCGCCAGCTTGAGCCTGCCTGAAGCCGATCAACATGTCCTGAGCTCGCCTCAGCTCGGCGCGGAGCATGTCCACTTCCTTCTCGAGCTCTCTTTTGTCGGCCAGCGCGGCCTCGAGCCGGACCTGGGTGACGCCGTGGTCCAGCTCGAGGCTCTGGGTCTTCCAGCGGGCGCGCTTGTTCTGGTACCAGATGGCAATCTGGCGGGGCGGGACCCCGAGGTCCCGCGCCAGCTGGAACTTGCGCTCCGGCTCGAGCTTCTTGGCGGCGTCGAAGCTGGCTTCTAGAAGCCGCACTTGCTCCTCATTCAGCCGCTTCTTCAGTGGTTTTGGAGTTTGAGGGTTCATTCtttgttaatttttctttttctattggTATAGGAAATTATGTTGAATGTGGGATTTGGAGAGAGATAGTGTGTGTTTATTATATAGGGTGCAAGGATGTCAAAATTATAGGAGAGTGGGGCCATAGGCTCCCTCAATTTTGAAATGCTAgataaattgcaaaaaaattatgcaaattgTACTTTGTTCCAACttctaataattaattagaaaaacaaaaaaaaattgaatttatttgtaattatccTTAGAATATAGAATTTTTAGGTGATATTGTATCTGATATGGCAACTATGTAATCATATATATGTTGGTAGCAAtgtcattaatatttaaacttCTCGTTGAGTTAGCCACGAAGAAAACATAATCGTTGCATTAAAAACATTactaattactagtatattgCAAGATCACATAGCTAATTCATTCATCTAATGTATTATTATTCCTCATTGTTTTAagagtactactataatgaGAACACGGTTTTATGATGTATTGTCAAATTTATGTTAATCAAGTTTAAATTTTGCTTTGACTCAAATATATGTTAATCAAGTTTAACTTTGCTTTGACTCAAATTTATGTTAATCAAGTTTAACTCAAGTTTAAATTTTGCTTTGAAATACTAACTAAGTCCGTCATATTTATCACTAGTTTCCTTTTCGATCCGTCCACCAATACTTGTTacacttatttttttactgCTTTTGGTAATGCatggacctcacattccactgatttttcaacccacttttattgtagtactatttcttaaaactcgtgttgaATCAAAGTGTGATGTTTAATGGcagacgaatggagtatatggcatgaaatttttttactctGCCACATGCAAATATGTGGGAAagtatactttaattaatactccgtatttatgtgggttttgaaattttaattagatatatGAGGTTTATTTACAATAGGTGGTGGTGGCTTGACTTCTCATGCATGAGGGGCGATCGAGGGGACTGTGTTCACGTGGGTTTGGTCCTACATTGGAAAGTCTAGAAATagtctctcttttttctttatcattcTATTCTTGTCTTTTAGGTTGTGGGGTTGggataatatatattctactTATTAAAATAGTTTATCTGTTTCTGGATTAAGTTGAATGATTGGCTTATAATAACAATACAAATTGAGTTCCAAGTTTGGAGCATGAACTTAGGCCACctttttcatttgcaccaaatggatttcaataaataatgtaatgtatttatcaattaatgTTTTCTAGTTAGAGCAAAAATATCCGACTTGCATGAAAAAACACTTCAATTTTAAGGACTTGCGTTATTCCTTTGCATACGCAAAATCACTTAAATCTTAAGCATTTGATAATagactgaaaaaaaaaaatcaatttcttaaaaaatagaagatagtaagtagttttttctttttttttttgtgaaaaatatgTGTATGATATATTTGAACTTATATAAAGAATTATTGTCGGCtcttaaattatgaaaatttactTATAGCTGTGTGGATGGGTTGATCCATTAGTAGATTGGTTAATGCTAACCAAAAATTTGAgttaacatattaatttttatttatttatccattGAAAAATACTCTCTTGACCTTATAACTTTACTATTTTTCCACAGCAAATTTATTAAGCAGGTTCAATAAACTTTAATGAAGTTTGTAAGATAATCAACGCCTAGATCAAATTACCTAATCAGTACGTTATTAGGAATCAATTCGGATagtttactttaatttattaatggCTATGATTAGTAATTCATATTTGGCAATTGCCTAGAATTCATACGAGACGGCCTTGGGCGATCGAGTGGTGTTGGAGCAATGCCTGACCcgaaatcataattaattatttcaggGGTAAATACGgtaaaatcatgaatttagGTCAAATACGGTTGTatcgtaattttaaattcGGCTAAAAAACCCatgaattttatcatttttctcaaGTTTTTCACGGGCTAAATATTTAGGGtgtctatttatatatatgagttGATGTGATGCACATGTgtttaaaattgatttcttaGTTTCGTTATGTGCCAAGTGTTAAGAACAATGACAAAGTTTATAGGCGATTTCGTTCGTGTATAAATTTCGCATGTTAAATCTGATACAATTTCACCCAAATTAGACTCgtggaaaattgaaaaaaatgaaaaaataatttttatgatcaaatttatctttttgtatacgattttcaaattttattcatcaaCACTCTAGTACCGCTAAGACACTAAGAAGTAAGCACAACcatcaattttcataaaaatgatcacttttatttaaaacatttttatgtaaaacaatagtcatttttataaactCCATACAGAATCATTCTATtcgaaatagaaataacttgACCATCATCgaatgattgaaaatttgaaatgttcAATATTGGAGAACTTGACTTTAATTTCAATGTTTTCCTCGTGGGGGCCTTTTTTATCTTATGTGGCCTTCAAATGTTTGTACAGTCATCCACTTTATCGAAGTTTGTGTCTATTACTCGAGATATTGTCctgaaattaatattgttaCATGGATAAGGAAAATTACATACTATGTCAATGTTAATTATAATACGCGATATTGACCTAAAATTAAGTACTACTTATATCTACTCAATTGAACATTATGTCAaggttaattaaaataagacataatatatattattagaaattaagtatagGATTATATCTACTCAATCGAACAATGGAGTATTTAAGATAGTTATCCAATTTGCAAGTCAGTCAAACAAAATGGTATCGCAGTCAGAATTCAGATTCAAGAAGCCTTGAGTCTTGACGCCACAGCCGTCGGCAAGTTGACATCATATAGTCTTCAATCGTGGGCTGAATATAGACATGTAAATTTGGAATTgcatttattatgaaaatgagTCCTTATATAGACAAATGTTTATGAAAATAGTATGACAAGATTAGTAAATGAATGTATTGTGTAATACTATataccaattttttaaaaattaattattgcatATTGGTGCATTTAGTTATACATTGGTgtttaaattttggttttttgaggttgtgatttattttattttttatagtattatttttttggattaacTAGCaaccaattttcttttacaatACAGTACTagccaaatttttttataaagtataGTCAAATTATTgtcaatttcacaattttcagAAATGTTCAATTCTTCATAATATTAACATTGTCTTACAAAAGTTTCCGCTATGGTATGTGTCGAATTTATTGATGTGATGCGTAAATGTGTAAAAATTTAAGACGTGACTGACTGGGTGAATTAAACGACGTCGTTaaagtagttgaatattttgcgcaaatagtattatttgttttccaCAACATATATTATTTCCCAAAATATGGGATTATGATATGATTGAgaaacatgtcaaaatttaaAGATCAATACACCAATCACTGCACTTAGATTTATTGGATTATTTGTTGCTAAAATATCGGTATTAAATCCGAAACTCCCGGTATATGGTCAATAGCCCAAAGAAACGAAAGAATCGCCTACATTTTTCAGATAATCTCCTCTTATAGATAGACTAAAGACTAAAAAATTGTCCGTTCCTCTTATCATTATTGAAAGTTGAACgattaactaaaatttgattaaatttgattcTTGCAATTTGATCCTTTTAAAAAGTATAGTAAATGTGAGAATATCACCAATTAAATTGGAGTAAATACTAACACATCGTatgtttagggtttaggaCAAGAGTATCCCCACATACTACGTAATACTTGAGGTTCAAAAACTTAGTTCATGTATCAATATAGCAAGCAAACATTAATTGCACTTTGAACCTAATTTTTGgcatatggaaaatatatataagggGTCCCATTTTCAGCTTTGGTCCATAAAATCCCACATTTTTGCAACATTAAAGACATGATTGTACTAccaaatgattatttttaaattattggagACTTTGTAATAAATCCCATATCATAAAGCTTTAAGTATCTATGtggaattttttatgaacattGTGATTTTTAAGATGAATCTATGGAAGCTCAAGGCTAGGATAATTTAGTAGGCCAAGTTATGTAAGTTATATTCTTGGgcttttatttaaaaggccCAATCTTTCATATTCTCTtccattattcaattttgattaaataataggCAACTTTGGATTACCTAAAAGGAAATTAAGGTGGTTTGTTCGTACACAAAATTAAGAGTTTCATGTGTATATCTATATTTCAATTGCAAGAATGCCTTTGGCAAAAAGAATGAACTCTTTGCAACGCTTCATGGAGAGAAGATGGCTCAACTGCAAATGTGATTCTTAGCCAATTCTTGAGGCCTACTGCAGCTCCTGCACAAGTAGTTTATAATGAATATAATGTTTGCTTTTTTGATGGTGTATTTGCCTAATAATATGGCAAATAATTAGTGGAATTGAGGAATAGATAGAGAAAGGCAACCACATGTCCACAACAACatactataattaatgtaGACTATTgaatttctatttaaattgaaatgagaTTGAAATGAAACAGTAGCTAATTACCTGGTAGCAATATGACAGATTCCTCTTTGGCCAGCTTGAAACAGAAATCAATATCATCACTTATATCTTTGAGCAATGAAACATTCAGCTTCACCTAACATTTCAAACATGTATAATACTAAGAAGTGTTCTATGCAGTTACATGGCATATTcagtataattaatactaaccATCAAAGCCATTGATCCTTGTGGTTTAGATGGACAACTAATGCAATCAATCTCTTTAATCTTCCAATAACAAATTTCGGAAGTCTGCTTCAGTAAGTTGTtcgtctttgtgaagaaaacTTGCTGCGTTTCTCCTACAATGGCCGGCACTGCTGCCTGAATGGGAGAATACAATCAACACTGGCCAATTACAAGACCCCTTGCATATATTTTACCTGTATGAAGGTGGCAGGGCCTCCATTGATGTCACAGTACTTCTTGAGGCGCTCCATGAACTAAGAAGATAGACAAGATATTAGATGTTTGTACCTACTAATCACATACAGGAATTTCAACCTTAGGGCTCTTCAAGATATTGCCATGAGGATCGCTAGTAACCAACCATCCGAGGCGCCAACCGGGCACCAACCATCTCTTGGACAAAGATCCTAGAGTGATCACCGGTGCAACGGACCCAAACACTCCCATGGCCACAAATGGATCCGCGCCAAAAGCCAGATGCCCGTACACTTCATCTGCAATCACCACAATGCCTAGCCTCTTCGCAGTCTCAGCGATCTGATTATAGATGATTAGTAGTCTTACATATCATAACATAAAAACTTCTTATTGTGAGGACTATGCACTGAACTGACATGTTCAACGCAACGTTCTGACAATCAGAAGTTCATTTATTAGAACTTGTGCTGCACAAACCTCCTTGAGATGGCGATATGTGTAAACATTTCCACATGGATTTCCGGGATTTATGACGACCATTGCAACGGTGTTGTGGTCTGCGAGATCCTGGACTGCCTCCAGATCGACCTCCCATTGGTTGTGAGGAAGGAGATCAAAGTAGCGAGCCTCGAGATGCCTAAAGGCGGCGCATAGCCCATAGATGGGGAAGCCTGGCCTTGGCAGCAAGATGTTGGCGCCCGGCCGGGTCAGAATGGAGAGCGTTGTTTCGATAGCTTGCGTACAACCAGCTGTTATGTAAACATCATCAGGCTGCAATGTGTATGGGAGATCTTTGGACAAATACTCTGCAATTGCCCTGTTTCAAAACAATAGTATATACATGTTCACataggaatgtgatcaaatgaaaactctgaATACTgtataaactcaaaactatgatctggaccattaaaaaatgtcaacagatcacaaaaaagcatcaacaggaaaatgtcaacagaatttcaacggtagccaatgattgatgttgtgttgatattgtattgaaactgtgttgaagctgtgttgatgagttttgagtttgtacaatgtataagtttgcattttatcactaccctattAACATATAGATATTAAACTTTGGTTTCTAgactatgactaattaaacagttactataaaataaaaatgagcaTCTTTAGGTGAAATTAGCCCCTATTTTAACTACTGCTACTACATAAGGGAAAATCATCAAACCCATCCAACTAAACATTTttgacaaataaataaaaagtaaagataAGTAGAAAAAGAAGTTAGTACTTTCTGGTTTGAGGGAGGCCAACGGTAGGAGAATATCCATTGAATTTAGCAGATTGAAGAGCTTCGACAACAGAGTTTTGAGCAGCACGAGTTGTTCGAAAACACGAATAAGCGGTCGGGTCGCCCATGCCCAGAGAAATCACCTGCTTGCACCCATCTGTATTGGCTGTTAGCAGTCCAAGAATCCCTTTAATTGTAATATTGGTTGGAgcttccatttttatttttttgtagtaaAGTTTGAATCCCTTTAGAAACGAGGAACCAAATTTGAATGGACGGTTGTGAGTGTGTGCAATTTTAGCATTAGCCTGCATGCCACGTCTTATTCATACATCCAGATGTACGTGCATTCCCTTTTAATTTAGGGTGGATGCACGTGATTCATCGTGCGCTCTTTGGTTTCGACACAAAATATTACACTAGTAAAGTTGATTCAATACGAATACGAATACGAACACGTGAATAAGAATACGGGGATACGGAATTTTAAAGCTTTTAGATTGAAGATAAATTTGGGAAtggttttcctttttggatggATGTAGGACGTGGGCAGTCGGAGCCAAATATGATGTTCTAGTTTCATAGGAAGGCTTTTTGTGGTCAAGAGTTATCCAAACTAGACAAACTAGATAAATAGCAAGCCAAACCATATGCAAAAGGGTAACTAAATGCGTCACGCAACAGCCTATACAATCCTACTTGGCACATGTTGTAATccatatattagtactatgaattttaagaaagtttggtttatattcaattttgacATAATAATAGGCGGACACATACATGATACATCATGTGGAAGGGGATTAACCCTTACCAATCTCTTTATTACTCCCCCACGTCCCAAATAATTCGgatcactttgaccggacacgagttttaagaattgtaatgaaaagtgggttgaaaaagtcagtagaatgtgagtcctacctttatatattagttttataataaaatgtgagtaataatgagttagtggagtaTGGGGTCCACttccaaaaatgataaaagtgagagacaaattatgtgggacgacccgaaatggaaaactgagacgaattatctgggacagagggagtatatctttTCCAATTCTCGAATTTGTCAAAATTGTTAAGTATTATCATCAGACTTACTAAGTTAATTGGAGATTGAATGGCTGAAATTGCAtaaaaaggaagaataaagaaaCTTTCCTACAAAAGATGCGTTCGAGagtatactactactatattactccacataatactaatttttatattaacataattctatgtgtgtgtgtggacTTGAGAAATGAAAACAAGTTCAATGGAAGCCTCTAcaaatagtaatttattacGACAACAGAATAATGAATCAACTCggcaatatttatttcaattatgatAAAATCAAGCCCAAAGAGATGTCCAATTGGCATTTGAAGATGCAAAACAGCAATTTGAAAGTTGGGCTTGCTTATTTAAAATCTAGTTACGTAGTGCAATCCAGAAGTTGATCCATTATTTGGTGGTGTGGCCTGCATTTGATAGCCATATAATCACAAATTGACAACTAACATTTGAAATGTGCACAAATTTTCCTCGCACCCCAACTCAAACCTTCTTTTTGCAATTAGATGTAGCTGGAAATGGACATTTATTACACAGAAGGTGACACACATTAAATtcaactaaaatttattattgtataaCAATATTTGGAACTATATGGAGGTAATAAATGAGATGGTGATACTTAAACTACCACTTCAAAATTGGTTAGTGTTTTTTGGACAGTTCattgacaaaatattaatgacTTGTGTGCT
This window contains:
- the LOC125207629 gene encoding probable aminotransferase TAT2, producing the protein MEAPTNITIKGILGLLTANTDGCKQVISLGMGDPTAYSCFRTTRAAQNSVVEALQSAKFNGYSPTVGLPQTRKAIAEYLSKDLPYTLQPDDVYITAGCTQAIETTLSILTRPGANILLPRPGFPIYGLCAAFRHLEARYFDLLPHNQWEVDLEAVQDLADHNTVAMVVINPGNPCGNVYTYRHLKEIAETAKRLGIVVIADEVYGHLAFGADPFVAMGVFGSVAPVITLGSLSKRWLVPGWRLGWLVTSDPHGNILKSPKFMERLKKYCDINGGPATFIQAAVPAIVGETQQVFFTKTNNLLKQTSEICYWKIKEIDCISCPSKPQGSMALMVKLNVSLLKDISDDIDFCFKLAKEESVILLPGAAVGLKNWLRITFAVEPSSLHEALQRVHSFCQRHSCN
- the LOC125208591 gene encoding homeobox-leucine zipper protein ATHB-52-like, with the translated sequence MNPQTPKPLKKRLNEEQVRLLEASFDAAKKLEPERKFQLARDLGVPPRQIAIWYQNKRARWKTQSLELDHGVTQVRLEAALADKRELEKEVDMLRAELRRAQDMLIGFRQAQAGGGRVSAVSSCCDEDGGGGGSSHNDDSANWPNVEELYACLVPKGQNCPVSEVVNERDYWV